From Cydia fagiglandana chromosome 6, ilCydFagi1.1, whole genome shotgun sequence, the proteins below share one genomic window:
- the LOC134664993 gene encoding 23 kDa integral membrane protein-like, with translation MKSRSIRCMKFFLTLFNIICILFGLILMAICVMNMRERKSRPDEQAALSRGVLSFLLTLGLCLVVTAVLGCIGALREHVKILYVHACFFIFLVSVEVVVGVGAAVLSAWVGGGSEMRMQFYRNATIDDEVVSHRNYWDNLQSENQCCGVDGPQDYAIIHRDIPPSCCARAHGLREGGARRHLHATCLADRSYYARGCEEAMRQKKALKGNIFITTGVIFALLEILCIILALWMARTIRVERRKLQQNLQAHFEN, from the exons ATGAAGTCCCGCAGCATACGCTGCATGAAGTTTTTCCTCACATTATTCAATATTATATGTATC CTTTTTGGTCTCATCTTAATGGCGATCTGCGTGATGAACATGCGTGAACGCAAGAGCCGCCCCGACGAACAGGCGGCGTTGTCTCGAGGAGTGCTGTCTTTCCTTCTGACCCTGGGTTTGTGCCTCGTCGTCACAGCGGTGCTGGGCTGTATTGGAGCCCTTCGGGAGCATGTGAAGATATTATACGTG CATGCCTGCTTCTTCATATTCCTCGTATCAGTGGAGGTTGTAGTGGGGGTGGGGGCAGCTGTGCTAAGTGCCTGGGTGGGAGGGGGCAGCGAGATGCGCATGCAGTTCTATCGCAACGCCACGATCGATGACGAAGTTGTCAGCCATCGGAACTATTGGGATAACTTGCAGTCGGAG AATCAATGCTGCGGCGTCGATGGCCCTCAAGACTATGCCATCATCCACCGCGACATCCCACCTTCGTGCTGCGCCCGAGCTCATGGCCTTCGAGAAGGAGGTGCTCGAAGACACCTTCATGCTACCTGCTTGGCTGATCGGAGTTACTATGCAAGGGGATGTGAGGAGGCGATGAGACAGAAGAAGGCATTAAAAGGAAACATATTCATTACTACTGGAGTTATATTTGCTTTGCTAGAG ATACTCTGCATCATATTGGCGCTATGGATGGCCAGAACAATACGAGTGGAACGTCGAAAGCTTCAGCAAAATCTACAAGCACATTTCGAAAACTAA